From Daucus carota subsp. sativus chromosome 6, DH1 v3.0, whole genome shotgun sequence, the proteins below share one genomic window:
- the LOC108226617 gene encoding acetylajmalan esterase: MPFEAFISEVKMASSKVSVFQILIILCAMLYLLQAQAAHSFGKTLPDIGMIKICNISKIYQFGGSKADTGNRRIEDALDQCNLPPYGQSFFGKPTGRCSDGLLMIDYIASAIGIPFLNPYLDSKANFRHGANFAVGGSTSLPVKENANVSGTRSSLNVQINWMSKFFVSNCSSNTYCSPWRHVKSLFVVGEAGTNDYTNALFQGKTVKEIKSKLMPQVVRAIMRAVRNVISAGAERIIVPGQYPLGCFPIYLTAFPSNSSTAYDKHKCLTSLNDLAEAHNNYLQHAISTLQTRKPHTKIVYGDYYNAFEWLLNNAPHIGLDAESTLKACCGTGGKYNLNSNQRCGISSVPVCPDPDRHISWDGVHLTQKANNLIATWVVAKFLLMIDCKK; the protein is encoded by the exons ATGCCCTTTGAGGCTTTTATTTCAGAAGTAAAAATGGCTTCTTCCAAAGTTAGTGTATTTCAAATTCTGATAATCTTATGTGCCATGCTATATCTCCTTCAAGCTCAAGCAGCTCATTCGTTTGGCAAGACATTACCCGATATTGGTATGATAAAGATTTGTAACATCAGTAAGATATATCAATTTGGAGGCTCCAAAGCAGACACTGGAAATCGTAGGATTGAAGATGCATTAGACCAGTGCAATTTGCCTCCTTATGGCCAGAGCTTTTTTGGAAAGCCTACTGGCCGTTGTTCGGATGGACTACTTATGATTGATTACATTG CTTCAGCAATAGGTATCCCCTTTCTTAATCCGTATCTGGATTCCAAGGCAAACTTTCGCCATGGTGCAAACTTTGCTGTCGGTGGTTCTACATCGCTTCCAGTAAAGGAAAATGCTAACGTTTCTGGTACCAGGAGTTCTCTTAATGTACAAATCAATTGGAtgtctaaattttttgtttcaaactGCAGCTCAAATACTT ATTGCAGCCCTTGGAGACATGTAAAATCTTTATTTGTAGTTGGAGAAGCAGGAACTAATGATTATACTAATGCGTTATTTCAAGGAAAAACTGTAAAAGAGATAAAAAGCAAACTGATGCCTCAAGTTGTTCGAGCCATTATGCGTGCAGTAAGA AATGTTATTAGCGCTGGAGCTGAGCGAATAATTGTTCCCGGACAATATCCACTAGGCTGTTTTCCTATATATTTGACAGCGTTCCCAAGTAACAGCTCAACAGCTTATGATAAACATAAATGTTTAACATCTTTGAACGATCTTGCTGAAGCTCACAACAACTATCTACAGCACGCTATAAGCACATTGCAAACACGAAAGCCCCACACCAAGATTGTGTATGGTGATTACTACAACGCCTTTGAATGGCTTCTAAATAATGCACCACATATAG GACTTGATGCAGAATCTACTTTAAAAGCCTGTTGTGGAACAGGtggtaaatataatctgaaCTCAAACCAACGGTGTGGGATCTCAAGTGTTCCAGTCTGTCCAGATCCTGATCGACATATTAGTTGGGATGGAGTTCATTTGACACAGAAGGCCAACAACCTTATTGCCACGTGGGTTGTAGCAAAGTTTCTCTTAATGATTGATTGTAAAAAATAG
- the LOC108226620 gene encoding acetylajmalan esterase, which translates to MASSSNAGLFQLLIIFCSMFYLPQAQETTLPDIGLLKSCNIDKIYQFGASKSDTGNRRIENPLDTCNMHPYGQSFLKEPTGRCSDGLLMIDYIASAAGIPFLNPYLNFTANFSHGVNFAVGGSTALPVKKNATDSATRSSLQVQVNWMYNFFGSLCNSCSPGNHKKTLFIVGESGNNDYTSALFQGKSVEEIKHKLMPQVVQSIMHAVTNVISAGAVQIIVPGQFPLGCFPIYLTVFPSNSTTAYDKHKCLTALNDLAEAHNNYLQQAISTLKTQNPNTKIVYGDYYNAFQWLLNNAPHLGLDAESTLKACCGIGGRYNLNSTQRCGSPSVPVCPDPDRHISWDGVHLTQKANRLIATWLVADFLPMIDCKK; encoded by the exons ATGGCTTCTTCTTCCAATGCTGGTTTATTTCAGCTTCTGATAATCTTTTGTTCTATGTTCTATCTCCCTCAAGCTCAAGAAACGACATTACCTGACATTGGTTTACTGAAGAGCTGCAACATTgataaaatttatcaatttgGAGCCTCCAAATCGGACACTGGAAATCGTAGGATAGAGAATCCTTTGGACACTTGCAATATGCATCCTTACGGCCAGAGCTTTCTTAAGGAGCCTACTGGCCGTTGTTCTGATGGACTACTCATGATTGATTACATTG CATCAGCAGCTGGTATCCCCTTTCTCAATCCGTATCTAAATTTCACGGCAAACTTTAGCCATGGTGTAAACTTCGCGGTTGGTGGTTCTACAGCATTGCCAGTAAAGAAAAATGCCACAGATTCTGCTACCAGGAGTTCTCTTCAAGTACAAGTTAACTGGATGTACAATTTTTTTGGATCGCTCTGCAATT CCTGCAGCCCCGGAAATCATAAGAAAACTTTATTTATTGTTGGAGAAAGTGGAAATAATGATTATACTTCTGCATTATTTCAAGGAAAATCTGTAGAAGAGATAAAACATAAATTGATGCCTCAAGTTGTTCAATCCATCATGCATGCAGTAACA AATGTTATTAGTGCTGGAGCTGTGCAAATAATTGTTCCTGGCCAATTTCCACTAGGCTGTTTCCCTATATATTTGACAGTGTTCCCAAGTAACAGCACAACAGCTTATGATAAACATAAATGTTTGACAGCTTTGAATGATCTTGCTGAAGCTCACAACAACTATCTACAGCAAGCTATAAGCACATTGAAAACGCAGAATCCCAACACCAAGATTGTGTATGGTGATTACTACAACGCCTTTCAATGGCTTCTAAATAATGCACCACATTTAG GACTTGATGCAGAATCTACTTTAAAAGCCTGTTGTGGAATAGGTGGTAGATATAATCTGAACTCAACCCAACGGTGTGGGAGCCCAAGTGTTCCAGTCTGTCCGGATCCTGATCGACATATTAGTTGGGATGGAGTTCATTTGACACAGAAGGCGAACCGCCTTATTGCCACGTGGCTTGTAGCAGATTTTCTCCCAATGATTGATTGTAAAAAATAG